The Sporocytophaga myxococcoides DSM 11118 genome segment AGGCGCTCACAGGTTCAAAGTCATTGATCACTACATCATATTTTTCGATTGGAATTTCTCTTAGTTCAGAGAAAAACTTTTTACTGTTATTTTTTAAATATGTATTGATAAGATCAACTCCGCCTGACTTTCCGAAAATAAAACTCAAGCCCTGAAACTTATATTTAACCGGATAAGGAAGAGATACATCAGCCTGAATACCGCTTACCAGTATGTCCAACTCACCTCTGCTTTGTAATATAGGAATAATGTCACGGGCGCGGCTCAAATGGCCGTTCCCGGTTCCTTGAATAGCATATAATATTCTCATACAGGTAATAAAAATCGCCTTTTCATTTTGCTGCCTTTCAGAGCAAAATAAAGGATAGTAACGCGGTACTGTAATACAACAGACTGAAGTCTCCTGTATAATTTAAATAGTGTTTTCATACGTTTAAATTTTAACCGGTTATTGTTCTTTTTCTGATTTCAATTTCTTCTTTCAAATGAATGATATCCATATCAAATAAGTCCGTTACTTCTTCCTCCTCGTCTTCTGGAATATCTTCAGCAGAGCTATAATCTGAATAATAAACTATGTTCCAGTTGCCATCAAAATCTTCTACCAGCGCACTTAGGCTTTCTACCCAGTCTCCTGAGTTCATATAGATCGTCCCGTTAATATTCTTAATAGCAGGCTGATGTATATGACCGCATATAATGCCATCACATTTCTTGATTTTAGCAAGGCAGATGATTTCATTTTCAAATTCTGATATATAAGAAACTGCTTTCTTTACCTTACTTTTAACCGCCTGAGATAAGGAGTAGTAAGGTAAGCCTCTTTTCATACGATAGTTGTTATAGCGCTGGTTGAGCCATAAAAGGAAGGTATAACCGATGTCGCCAAGCTTGGCAATCCATTTGAGATTAGTAGTTACCGAATCAAAAACATCACCGTGCACAACATAAAACTTTTTATCTCCGGAAGTAATG includes the following:
- a CDS encoding UDP-2,3-diacylglucosamine diphosphatase, which produces MHYRTIVISDIHLGTSGSKAKEITSFLKHNSCDELILNGDIIDGWQLKKFGAWKKHHTKFFKRILRVIEKYDTKVIYLRGNHDDFLDTIIPFRFGNISVQKDYIITSGDKKFYVVHGDVFDSVTTNLKWIAKLGDIGYTFLLWLNQRYNNYRMKRGLPYYSLSQAVKSKVKKAVSYISEFENEIICLAKIKKCDGIICGHIHQPAIKNINGTIYMNSGDWVESLSALVEDFDGNWNIVYYSDYSSAEDIPEDEEEEVTDLFDMDIIHLKEEIEIRKRTITG